One window of Candidatus Methylocalor cossyra genomic DNA carries:
- the ald gene encoding alanine dehydrogenase, which translates to MRIGIPKEIKDKENRVALTPERVGALVAAGHEVVVEAGAGLGSGFTDHDYAAAGARLGDTGAAWGTELVLKVKEPLEAEYPYLRDQMVFTFFHLAGVPRSLTETLLERGTTAVAYETLEDAQGRLPILAPMSAIAGNMAALAGAYYLAKFNGGKGVQLGTVLGQRHGRVLVVGDGVVGYHAAKSAYGLGAQVAVAGIDQAKGARIRQELGAIEFVLSEPATIARLVAEADLVVGAVLRHGAKADYVVTEAMVRSMQPGSVIVDVSIDQGGCVETSRPTSHSDPVYEKHGVIHYCVTNMPGAYPRTSTLALSAATFPYVQRLAAGGLAALREDPGFAKAVNVHRGYLTCQPVAESFGLEARYKPFAEL; encoded by the coding sequence ATGAGAATAGGTATCCCCAAAGAAATCAAAGACAAGGAGAATCGCGTCGCCCTCACCCCGGAACGGGTGGGGGCCCTGGTGGCGGCGGGCCACGAGGTGGTGGTGGAGGCGGGGGCGGGGCTTGGTTCGGGTTTCACCGACCACGATTATGCCGCGGCCGGTGCCCGGTTGGGCGATACGGGGGCAGCCTGGGGCACCGAGTTGGTGCTCAAAGTCAAGGAACCCTTGGAGGCGGAGTATCCGTACCTTCGGGACCAGATGGTGTTCACTTTTTTCCATCTGGCCGGCGTGCCCCGTTCCCTCACGGAAACCCTGCTGGAACGGGGAACCACGGCGGTGGCCTACGAGACCCTGGAGGACGCCCAGGGGCGCCTGCCGATCCTGGCGCCCATGAGCGCCATCGCCGGTAACATGGCGGCCTTGGCCGGGGCGTACTACTTGGCCAAGTTCAATGGTGGCAAGGGGGTGCAGCTCGGCACGGTGCTGGGCCAACGGCACGGTCGGGTGCTGGTGGTGGGCGATGGGGTGGTGGGGTACCACGCCGCCAAGTCGGCCTATGGGTTGGGTGCGCAGGTGGCAGTCGCCGGTATCGACCAGGCCAAGGGGGCCCGGATTCGCCAAGAGCTTGGCGCCATCGAGTTCGTGTTGTCGGAACCGGCTACCATCGCGCGCCTAGTGGCCGAGGCCGATCTGGTGGTGGGCGCGGTCTTGCGCCATGGCGCCAAGGCCGACTACGTGGTGACCGAGGCCATGGTCCGGTCGATGCAACCGGGGTCGGTGATCGTCGACGTCAGCATCGACCAGGGTGGCTGCGTGGAAACCTCGCGGCCGACCAGCCATTCCGATCCGGTTTATGAGAAACACGGGGTGATCCATTACTGCGTGACCAACATGCCGGGGGCCTATCCCAGGACTTCCACTTTAGCGCTGAGCGCGGCCACCTTCCCCTACGTGCAACGCCTGGCCGCTGGGGGCTTGGCGGCGCTGCGCGAAGATCCAGGCTTCGCCAAGGCGGTGAACGTCCATCGGGGTTATCTCACCTGCCAGCCGGTGGCCGAGAGCTTTGGCCTAGAGGCACGCTATAAACCCTTTGCCGAGTTATAA